The Sulfurimonas sp. HSL3-2 genome segment GGGTCAGGAACTTAGTGAAAACCCATATCTTCAAGATACGCTTATAGAGATCGAACTGACTGCCAACAGAGGGGACTGTTTAAGTATCTACGGTGTTGCACGTGACTTGTGCGCGGCATACAGCAGACCGCTTAAAAAGATAGATGATGCTCAAGATGTAGACAGACGTATGGGAATAGGAAGGATCCTTCAATTTTCTCATACCGATGGACTAAACGTCAACCTTAGATATAAAGCGGTTGATTTTAAAGAGATGAAACTTCCGTTTATAGTCTCACTGCGTCTGTCACAGATAGAGGAAAAACAGCAGTCTAGTTTAGAGTCAGTCATGTTTTATTCTACATATACGACAGGTGTTATTTTAAGAGCGTATGATTACAACTTCTTTAAAGACAGTGAAGAGGGTGATAAAAAAGTCAAGATATCTTTAGCTCTTGATGATCTGGGATATGCTGCTATCTATTCAAAAGACAAGCCAGCTTCGATCGTCGGTATAAAGCAGTGTGATGCTTCAAGAATGCGTTCAAATGAAGGGCTTGTCATCATTGAGGCTAGTTATATACCGCCGCATATCATCTCTAAGAAAATGGCTGAGAACAAGGTTGAAAATGGTCCTCTTTTTTATAGAACATCAAGAGGAAGCGAGCCGAAACTTAATATTGGACTCAACTATTTCATAGGTATGTTCGAAGAGTACAGCGAATCGGATATCTACGGTGGAAACATCGAGCTTTGTGATGAGTATGAGGGTGTGGTTATCAGCATAAGCGTAGATGAGATCAACAGTATCATCGGTGCAGACATAGATAAGACGACGATTACTAAGATACTGCAAAACCTTGGATTCGATATTGGAAAATCTCAAGGCAACAGCTTTGTAGTATCTGTTCCAAGATATCGTCACGATATAGCCAATAAACAAGATATCGTAGAAGAGATAGTACGTCTTGTCGGAATAGACAACATCCCGTCTAAGCCGTTTACACTAAAAGAGAAGAATCCGCTTTCAGACGGATATTTCCAATTTAAAAAATTGAGAAAATATAGACAAAGTGCAGCCGCTCAAGGCTTTTTTGAGACAGTACACTTTGTATTTAACGAAAAGGTAAAACTAAAAGAGTACGGCTTTACATGTATAGATGAAAGTCTGGAACTTTTAAATCCGATCGTAAATACGCTTGACACTATGCGTCCGACATTGATGCTGGGACTTCTAAATGCTGCAAGTTCGAACATTAAGTCAGGATATAAAGATGTCAGACTTTTTGAGATAGGGACTGTATTTTCGACTGCTAGAGCAGAGTCGACAAAGATGGCATTTATCTACAGCGGAGACAGCAGTAAAGACGGAATATTAAACAGCGGAAAATCTAAAAAAATGGATTTTGGAAGCTTTGTTCAATTGGTCTCAAATGTTATCGGTGATATCGATCTTGTTAAAAATGAGCCTGCTCACGGATTGGCAAATCCATATCAGTCTGCAAAGGTACTCCTTGATGGTCAAGAAGTGGGAGAGCTGTTTAAACTGCACCCTGAAGTTCAAGACGAGTTTGACCTTGATGAGACGTTTATCTGTGAGATAGAGTTTGATAAGTTGTCATTCAATCTTGTAGAAGCTAAAGCGTACTCTAAATATCAGGCATCATTTAGAGACCTGAGTATCTTGGTTCCAAGCAGTTTAAGCTATAAAGATATCCAAGATGTTATAACTGAGAATAAAACAGAAGAGATCGTGCGTTTTTATCCGGTCGATAAGTATGAGGATGAGAAACTTGGAGATAATGCGAGTCTGACTATCCGTTTTGTTTTACAGTCATTGACAAAGACTTTAGAAGATGAAGATATTACATCGACTATGGATACTGTATTAAATGCACTTAATGAAAAGCTGGGACTTACTCTAAGATGAAAAATGTAAAAGTATATCCGTCAAAAGAGTTCGTATTTACGACAGATAAGATCGCGTCTGATAAATCTATCTCTCACCGCTCTGTGATGTTTGCCATGCTGGCAGACGGAGAATCGACAGTGAAAAACTTTTTACGTGCAGAGGATACTTTGAACTCTTTAGAGATCGTAAAGAACCTCGGTGCTAAAGTTGTCGATGACGGTGATGTGATAAAGATCAGCTCATCAGGCATCAAAGAGAGTGAGAATATACTAGATTGTGGAAACTCAGGAACGGGTATACGTCTTTTTTGCGGACTTTTAAGTTCAGCAGAGGGACATTTTGTCTTAACGGGAGATGAGTATCTCCGCCGTCGTCCTATGAAAAGAGTGACTGCACCGCTTCGCGATATCGGTGCAAAACTTGACGGAAGAAATGACGGAGACTTGGCACCACTTAGTATCAGAGGTTCATCTTTAAAGGCGTTTGATTATGAGAGCAAGATAGCTTCTGCACAGGTAAAAAGTGCAATGATCCTTGCAGCCCTTAGATCAGACGGTGTCTGTACATACAGCGAGCCGGAGCTCAGCCGTGACCATACGGAGAGAATGTTAAAAGGGATGGGTGCGGATATAAAAGTGGAAGGTCTAAAGACTACTATCACTCCGCTTACAAAACTTTTATCACCCTTAGACATACGTGTTCCAGCCGATCCTTCGAGTGCATTTTTCTTTGCAGTAGCAGCAGCGATAACTCCAGATTCATCAGTCACACTTCAAGGCGTAACATTAAACAAAACACGCATAGAAGCATTTAAAGCACTAGAGCGTATGGGTGCAGACATTAGGTATGATCTGACAGACGATAAGTATGAGCCGATCGGTGATATAACGGTAAAATATGCGCCGTTAAAAGCGATAACAGTCGAGGACAATATCTCTTGGCTTATCGATGAGCTTCCTGCGCTTTCCATCGCTTTTGCTTGTGCAGAGGGTGTAAGTGTTGTAAAAAATGCCGAAGAGCTTCGTGTAAAAGAGAGTGACAGGATATCAACGGTCGTAGAGGGTCTTAGATCTTGCGGAATCAAAGTAGACGAGGTAAAAGACGGCTACAGTGTAAAGGGCGGTGAACTTAAAAGTGCCGTTGTGGACAGTCACGGTGATCATAGAATAGCGATGAGTTTTATCATTGCAGGACTAAGATGCGGTATGGAAGTAAAAGATATAGATTGTATCAACACTTCGTTTCCAAACTTTTTTGAACTTTTACAAAATTTGACTACAATCGAGTATTGATACAATGAAAATAGAACTTGCCGAGAATTATGGATTTTGTTTTGGTGTTAAACGTGCTATTAAGATAGCGGAGGAGAACAGAAACTCTGTTACTTACGGTCCGCTTATCCATAATGCAAAAGAGATCCAAAGACTCGACAGTGACTATAAAGTCGGACTCACGGAAGATATATCTACTTTTAAAACCGGCGACAAGGCAGTCATCAGGACTCACGGTATACCAAAAGCGGAACTAGAACTCTTAACTGATAAAGGAGTAGAAGTAGTCGACGCTACATGCCCTTATGTGACTAAGCCTCAGCAGATATGTGAAGAGATGAGCGAACAAGGATATGATATCGTCATATTCGGTGATGAGGCGCATCCGGAGATAAAAGGCGTAAAGAGCTACGCTGCAAACGGTGCATATGTCGTCAGCTCTACTGATGATCTCGAAGATCTAAAACTCAAAGATCGTATAGCTCTTGTTGCGCAGACAACCCGTAAAGTAGAAGAGTATCTTCAGATCGCCAACT includes the following:
- the aroA gene encoding 3-phosphoshikimate 1-carboxyvinyltransferase; this encodes MKNVKVYPSKEFVFTTDKIASDKSISHRSVMFAMLADGESTVKNFLRAEDTLNSLEIVKNLGAKVVDDGDVIKISSSGIKESENILDCGNSGTGIRLFCGLLSSAEGHFVLTGDEYLRRRPMKRVTAPLRDIGAKLDGRNDGDLAPLSIRGSSLKAFDYESKIASAQVKSAMILAALRSDGVCTYSEPELSRDHTERMLKGMGADIKVEGLKTTITPLTKLLSPLDIRVPADPSSAFFFAVAAAITPDSSVTLQGVTLNKTRIEAFKALERMGADIRYDLTDDKYEPIGDITVKYAPLKAITVEDNISWLIDELPALSIAFACAEGVSVVKNAEELRVKESDRISTVVEGLRSCGIKVDEVKDGYSVKGGELKSAVVDSHGDHRIAMSFIIAGLRCGMEVKDIDCINTSFPNFFELLQNLTTIEY
- the pheT gene encoding phenylalanine--tRNA ligase subunit beta produces the protein MIVTKSWLNEFISIEDKSTEELCKTLNSIGLEVDRVVEYEIPNKIVFGHVIECERHPDADKLNVCKVDIGTSIRQIVCGAANVRKGLHVAVATVGAEMPGGLKIKPVKLRGVESEGMICSASELGLADIGGGIIEFDSSIGEFKLGQELSENPYLQDTLIEIELTANRGDCLSIYGVARDLCAAYSRPLKKIDDAQDVDRRMGIGRILQFSHTDGLNVNLRYKAVDFKEMKLPFIVSLRLSQIEEKQQSSLESVMFYSTYTTGVILRAYDYNFFKDSEEGDKKVKISLALDDLGYAAIYSKDKPASIVGIKQCDASRMRSNEGLVIIEASYIPPHIISKKMAENKVENGPLFYRTSRGSEPKLNIGLNYFIGMFEEYSESDIYGGNIELCDEYEGVVISISVDEINSIIGADIDKTTITKILQNLGFDIGKSQGNSFVVSVPRYRHDIANKQDIVEEIVRLVGIDNIPSKPFTLKEKNPLSDGYFQFKKLRKYRQSAAAQGFFETVHFVFNEKVKLKEYGFTCIDESLELLNPIVNTLDTMRPTLMLGLLNAASSNIKSGYKDVRLFEIGTVFSTARAESTKMAFIYSGDSSKDGILNSGKSKKMDFGSFVQLVSNVIGDIDLVKNEPAHGLANPYQSAKVLLDGQEVGELFKLHPEVQDEFDLDETFICEIEFDKLSFNLVEAKAYSKYQASFRDLSILVPSSLSYKDIQDVITENKTEEIVRFYPVDKYEDEKLGDNASLTIRFVLQSLTKTLEDEDITSTMDTVLNALNEKLGLTLR
- a CDS encoding 4-hydroxy-3-methylbut-2-enyl diphosphate reductase; its protein translation is MKIELAENYGFCFGVKRAIKIAEENRNSVTYGPLIHNAKEIQRLDSDYKVGLTEDISTFKTGDKAVIRTHGIPKAELELLTDKGVEVVDATCPYVTKPQQICEEMSEQGYDIVIFGDEAHPEIKGVKSYAANGAYVVSSTDDLEDLKLKDRIALVAQTTRKVEEYLQIANYLIPRHKEVRVFNTICNATFENQDAVRKLAKRADVMVIIGGKNSSNTKQLYSIAKEYCNDSYHIEDEKDIDMSWFDSKELCGISAGASTPDWIIQKVVTAIQNR